The following proteins are encoded in a genomic region of Drosophila willistoni isolate 14030-0811.24 chromosome 3R, UCI_dwil_1.1, whole genome shotgun sequence:
- the LOC6648192 gene encoding homeobox protein 5 isoform X5 produces MLLLLLAFIMRFVDISKRCADCSRAGIDCPHTTGNRNGHSDANGNTFGWQHVANTSVGNTHSNSSSTSSGCDSNSSSKENYYVQTNKNQQQQQQQQYLQKQHGSGVRVDGLTPQQLQQIRHYQQMQQQQLNLLQQQLLQRRRLQQQLREQGVPSPTTAAAATTTTIAGLTCNQQYLRQQRQQQHNNDNLNNNNNINNQINQINNNANNNNNNYNVMAFDLGQGLKLRRGMTEFSTNNDHRKAHFTSSQQKPLQNSPIHQANTQSPHPHPHLLQRLAQQQQTSSLPFSPKYNGNITAASATSPHSPLSCYRNPVNSPSNHLPFSTTTTSQTTTIGKRYQQQLTDRLLQQQHLQHCQQQQLQSLGCEDDEDDPSAADDLSEESLKQNVAIVLSNLDRYNNALRSIILNEQVSQLTPSPSGSSSLFLDDINETKFPLDNNNFLLGSNNMAATPESDYNSNATTPGGQQQQQQQQQQQLGVGGMLCGNVGVGGGGGMRDTTSTTINGGGNNLNCSLASSHDFTHDNSDYQWFLDYGYRDGCGGMQRSVLSSLSASYNAMGDLIYYEDLAKNLDANLAEVDMESFRAEDIHSLLSQLPAYCKSLGGANSRLQQSLLLQQQQQQQQQQQHQQQQQQQMYHSNMGHNMHNMSQISTTSTNELIDNSFCKSELLFSPVKESHISVDSLDMDAYPDDGDIVLTCNKDNYTIAFEGSVLYSDDSFYAEPSDNAQRNNKQNCINLHSNLEDIVKRNKALEVSMSRSAQAFQPLCPKSPKGQASTAVAAAAVAQLQRRSLFLVSPSRRYPSGNNNHTTNTDTITITRHLPQCSVRKSNSLPNLQNEDTMTFSSQQQHQQPQQGPQTGKDSEQAAPLNVSQAISTSTMESCKSRSRNLLPMCQMPISISVSISERLQHQGLPQQEATLISQQLAQQQQQQQQHQQQQQQHNHHHQHQHRHKHQQHRCSCSQESQNFCISGSASSGNSSNPPAFNLVKLFIKQKSCSSAQTDEAIAQASAHTCMDVSSGCWPSSDAASSSSGSLEQRLRKKSMHDSGKGSAVSRHDEEDEEEQGQQQQQERQTPKRQLRSRSDAVFYDDPAASSSSTGSLTATNNSPAHRRRSMPLRNPQLYQLAANSQAHTSTTSQLSSDASSEQMTQVPQRAESTRPLSCASSSEMITRSMQTSCGSLSTTRSSLSERYRCVPPSFLEKLNNLGEQRQAPIYVIYPNYALPDLGFVKTNTSSDVIFTPFNYKMTLEEAGASNSTSSGTLKKQRSSQSINEDELFKTMDYKHIADWQSLATLLPIEYRHRLQHIPEVKQIVRQLDTDLAQRPLFCMSPPIRRNRTHICDCAKYFQQTPGQGEQTQLDEGSSSGSSQQPSSGYRGSSTLLTDSELDADPLKQMYVYQYDQQQRMDSGVETSPASQQTPPQPMPRSILRKANSANSARSKRNSMIEAQQTQKMSKLEKRRSLQEPPYSYALGSNDELADVFEEEEHSQQTPPVKQRLSRKDIDARARAENFLASLPRSELKYYAEIASILESSGEQVQYDAAALKKEVSRVLSQQKKVSFNDEAAATVSNGLQQAKRFSTPPNSPNISMATHQRRETLDMLEQRKIESNRFKRLQIQWELMSKDSSMLKELASEAATKSGGSTPTSANSSTSNAAQRSRIPRPVSYPAGRVSNHVQDVGSGGKASTRSPSRMIQPKRYSLAGTPPTPTPAAATTTTTPTTSRARTPTSRVAVTAPNTPKRQSVAPSSRPTSRVR; encoded by the exons ATGTTGTTGCTTCTGCTCGCCTTCATCATGAGATTCGTAGACATTTCCAAACGCTGTGCCGATTGCTCGAGAGCTGGCATTGATTGCCCCCATACAACAGGCAACAGGAACGGCCATAGTGATGCCAATGGCAATACATTTGgctggcaacatgttgccaacaCATCAGTTGGCAACACTCacagcaatagcagcagcacAAGCAGCGGCTGTGACAGCAACAGCTCCTCCAAAGAGAACTACTATGtacaaaccaacaaaaatcaacaacaacaacaacaacaacagtatcTACAGAAGCAACATGGATCTGGAGTTCGGGTCGATGGCTTGACCCCGCAGCAATTGCAACAAATTCGTCATTATCAAcaaatgcaacagcaacaattgAATTTACTGCAACAGCAATTATTGCAACGGCGACGTCTGCAGCAGCAATTGCGCGAACAGGGTGTACCTTctccaacaacagcagcagcagcaacaaccacaactATTGCTGGGCTGACCTGTAATCAGCAATATTTGAGGCAAcagcgacagcagcaacataaTAATGATAACttgaataacaacaacaatattaaTAATCAAATTAATCAGATCAACAATAAtgccaataacaacaacaacaattacaatgTTATGGCTTTTGATCTTGGTCAAG GACTGAAACTTCGACGTGGCATGACAGAATTCTCAACAAACAACGATCACAGGAAAGCACATTTCACCTCATCTCAGCAAAAACCGCTTCAAAATTCACCCATTCATCAAGCTAACACCCAATCGCCCCATCCACATCCCCATTTGCTTCAACGCTTAGCCCAACAGCAACAGACTTCTTCTCTACCCTTTAGCCCAAAGTACAACGGCAACATCACGGCTGCCTCCGCAACTTCACCACATTCCCCATTGAGTTGTTATCGCAATCCCGTCAATAGTCCAAGCAATCATCTGCCATTTAGCACCACGACGACATCACAGACGACGACAATTGGCAAACGTTACCAGCAACAGTTAACCGATCGCCtgttgcagcagcaacatctgCAACAttgccaacagcaacagctacaatcGCTTGGCTGTGAGGATGATGAAGACGATCCAAGTGCCGCTGATGATTTAAGCGAAGAGAGCCTCAAACAGAATGTTGCCATTGTGCTGAGCAATTTGGATCGTTATAACAACGCGTTGCGCAGCATCATACTGAATGAGCAGGTGAGCCAACTGACACCCAGCCCCAGTGGCAGCAGTAGTCTCTTCCTTGACGACATCAACGAGACGAAATTTCCGTtggacaacaacaactttcTGTTGGGTAGCAACAACATGGCGGCTACACCGGAATCCGATTACAATAGCAATGCTACTACGCCCGgaggacaacagcagcagcagcagcagcaacaacaacaacttgggGTAGGTGGAATGCTTTGTGGTAatgttggtgttggtggtggtggcgggaTGAGGGATACAACTTCTACTACTATCAATGGCGGTGGCAACAATCTGAATTGTTCATTGGCCTCATCGCATGATTTTACTCACGACAATTCCGATTATCAGTGGTTCCTGGACTATGGCTATCGGGATGGTTGCGGTGGCATGCAGCGTAGCGTGCTCAGTTCCCTCTCGGCCTCATATAATGCCATGGGTGACTTAATCTACTATGAGGATTTGGCAAAAAATCTGGATGCCAATCTGGCCGAAGTTGATATGGAGAGTTTTCGTGCCGAGGATATACATTCGTTGCTTTCCCAATTGCCAGCCTATTGTAAGAGTCTTGGCGGTGCGAATAGTCGCCTGCAGCAATCGTTGCTactccagcagcagcagcagcaacaacagcagcagcaacatcaacaacagcaacaacaacagatgTACCACAGCAATATGGGCCATAATATGCACAACATGTCACAGATATCAACAACTTCCACAAATGAACTGATTGATAATTCCTTTTGCAAATCGGAGCTGCTCTTCTCGCCAGTCAAAGAGTCCCATATATCGGTTGACTCACTCGATATGGATGCGTATCCAGATGATGGTGATATTGTATTAACCTGCAACAAGGACAACTATACAATTGCCTTTGAGGGCAGTGTACTTTATTCCGATGACAGTTTCTATG CTGAACCCAGTGACAACGCCCAGAGgaataataaacaaaactgCATTAATTTGCACAGTAATCTCGAAGATATAGTGAAACGCAACAAAGCCCTGGAAGTGTCCATGTCACGTTCGGCTCAGGCATTCCAGCCTCTATGCCCCAAATCGCCCAAGGGGCAGGCATCCacagcggtggcagcagcagcagtagctcAATTGCAGAG ACGCTCGTTATTCCTTGTCTCGCCCTCTCGCAGGTATCCCTCGGGCAATAATAACCACACCACAAATACGGATACCATCACCATAACCCGGCATTTGCCCCAGTGCAGTGTCCGAAAGAGCAACAGCTTGCCGAACTTGCAAAACGAGGATACAATGACGTTCAGttcgcagcagcagcatcaacaaccTCAGCAGGGGCCACAAACTGGCAAGGATTCTGAGCAGGCGGCTCCTTTAAATGTCTCACAGGCCATTAGTACATCGACCATGGAGTCGTGCAAGTCGCGATCACGTAACTTGTTGCCCATGTGCCAGATGCCCATCTCAATAAGTGTGTCCATATCGGAAAGACTGCAACATCAAGGTTTGCCACAGCAGGAAGCCACACTCATATCACAGCAACTtgcacagcaacaacagcagcaacaacaacaccaacagcagcagcagcagcataatcatcatcatcagcaccAACACCGGCATAAGCATCAGCAACATCGCTGCAGTTGCTCCCAAGAGAGTCAGAACTTTTGCATCTCTGGATCTGCCTCGTCGGGCAATTCCTCCAATCCGCCGGCGTTTAATCTAGTCAAGCTTTTCATTAAGCAAAAGAGCTGTAGCAGCGCTCAAACAGACGAGGCAATAGCCCAGGCCAGTGCCCACACCTGTATGGATGTGTCATCTGGTTGTTGGCCCTCCAGCGATGCCGCCAGCTCTAGCAGCGGTTCCCTGGAGCAACGTTTGCGTAAGAAGAGTATGCACGATTCGGGCAAGGGTTCGGCTGTGAGTCGCCACGACGAGGAGGATGAGGAAGAGCAgggccagcagcagcagcaggaaagGCAAACGCCTAAACGTCAATTGCGTTCTCGCAGTGATGCTGTCTTTTACGATGATCCCGCAGCAAGCTCCAGTTCCACAGGTTCTCTAACCGCCACCAACAACTCACCGGCACATCGTCGTCGGAGTATGCCATTGCGTAATCCTCAGCTCTATCAACTGGCAGCGAATTCTCAAGCGCATACCTCGACGACCAGCCAATTGTCATCGGATGCCAGTTCGGAGCAAATGACCCAGGTGCCGCAACGTGCTGAGAGTACCCGTCCTCTATCCTGTGCCTCCAGCTCCGAGATGATTACCCGCTCCATGCAAACCTCATGCGGATCATTGAGCACCACCAGGAGCAGTCTAAGCGAAAGGTATCGTTGTGTGCCGCCCTCATTTCTGGAGAAGCTCAACAATCTGGGCGAACAACGACAGGCGCCCATCTATGTCATCTATCCGAACTATGCCCTGCCCGACTTGGGTTTTGTAAAGACCAACACCAGTTCCGATGTGATCTTCACGCCCTTCAACTACAAGATGACACTGGAAGAGGCTGGGGCCAGCAATTCCACAAGTTCGGGCACGCTGAAAAAGCAGCGCAGCAGCCAAAGCATCAACGAGGATGAGCTCTTCAAGACAATGGACTACAAGCATATTGCCGATTGGCAATCTCTGGCCACTCTTTTACCCATAGAATATCGCCATCGACTGCAGCATATTCCCGAGGTGAAGCAGATTGTCCGACAGCTAGATACAGATCTCGCTCAGCGTCCATTGTTCTGCATGAGTCCGCCGATAAGGCGAAATAGGACACATATCTGCGATTGTGCCAAGTACTTCCAGCAGACGCCTGGCCAAGGGGAGCAAACGCAGCTGGATGAAGGTTCTAGTTCGGGATCAAGTCAacagccaagctcaggctatCGCGGCTCATCAACGCTGCTCACCGATTCCGAATTGGATGCTGATCCCTTGAagcaaatgtatgtctatcaGTATGATCAGCAACAGCGTATGGATTCGGGGGTAGAGACGAGTCCGGCTAGTCAACAGACTCCACCACAGCCCATGCCAAGAAGTATTCTGCGTAAAGCCAATTCGGCCAATTCGGCGCGTTCCAAGCGCAATTCCATGATCGAGGCCCAGCAGACACAGAAGATGTCTAAGCTGGAGAAGCGTCGAAGTCTCCAGGAGCCACCCTATTCCTACGCCTTGGGCTCGAACGATGAGTTGGCCGATGTATTTGAAGAGGAGGAGCATAGTCAGCAAACGCCACCAGTTAAGCAGCGACTCTCTCGCAAGGATATCGATGCTCGGGCTCGGGCCGAGAACTTTTTGGCCTCGCTACCTCGTTCTGAACTCAAGTATTATGCTGAGATTGCATCCATTCTCGAGTCTTCCGGTGAGCAAGTGCAATACGATGCGGCGGCCCTCAAAAAGGAAGTCAGTCGTGTGCTTAGTCAGCAAAAGAAGGTGTCCTTCAACGACGAGGCGGCTGCCACAGTGTCCAATGGACTGCAGCAGGCCAAACGCTTCTCCACTCCACCCAATTCGCCAAACATTTCCATGGCAACGCATCAGCGACGTGAAACTTTGGACATGCTGGAGCAACGCAAGATCGAAAGCAATCGCTTTAAGCGTCTGCAGATTCAATGGGAACTGATGAGCAAAGACTCGAGCATGCTGAAGGAGTTGGCAAGCGAGGCGGCCACAAAGAGTGGCGGTTCCACACCCACCTCCGCCAATTCATCGACCAGCAATGCAGCGCAAAGATCACGAATTCCACGGCCAGTGAGCTATCCAGCCGGACG AGTCAGTAATCATGTTCAGGATGTTGGCAGTGGAGGCAAGGCAAGCACACGATCGCCCAGCCGTATGATTCAGCCGAAACGATATAGTCTGGCTGGCACGCCCCCAACGCCAaccccagcagcagcaacaacaacaaccacaccCACAACTAGTAGGGCACGGACGCCCACAAGTCGAGTTGCAGTTACGGCCCCAAATACACCAAAACGACAAAGTGTTGCCCCGTCGTCCAG GCCCACCTCGCGAGTGCGTTGA
- the LOC6648192 gene encoding uncharacterized protein LOC6648192 isoform X8 — MTEFSTNNDHRKAHFTSSQQKPLQNSPIHQANTQSPHPHPHLLQRLAQQQQTSSLPFSPKYNGNITAASATSPHSPLSCYRNPVNSPSNHLPFSTTTTSQTTTIGKRYQQQLTDRLLQQQHLQHCQQQQLQSLGCEDDEDDPSAADDLSEESLKQNVAIVLSNLDRYNNALRSIILNEQVSQLTPSPSGSSSLFLDDINETKFPLDNNNFLLGSNNMAATPESDYNSNATTPGGQQQQQQQQQQQLGVGGMLCGNVGVGGGGGMRDTTSTTINGGGNNLNCSLASSHDFTHDNSDYQWFLDYGYRDGCGGMQRSVLSSLSASYNAMGDLIYYEDLAKNLDANLAEVDMESFRAEDIHSLLSQLPAYCKSLGGANSRLQQSLLLQQQQQQQQQQQHQQQQQQQMYHSNMGHNMHNMSQISTTSTNELIDNSFCKSELLFSPVKESHISVDSLDMDAYPDDGDIVLTCNKDNYTIAFEGSVLYSDDSFYAEPSDNAQRNNKQNCINLHSNLEDIVKRNKALEVSMSRSAQAFQPLCPKSPKGQASTAVAAAAVAQLQRRSLFLVSPSRRYPSGNNNHTTNTDTITITRHLPQCSVRKSNSLPNLQNEDTMTFSSQQQHQQPQQGPQTGKDSEQAAPLNVSQAISTSTMESCKSRSRNLLPMCQMPISISVSISERLQHQGLPQQEATLISQQLAQQQQQQQQHQQQQQQHNHHHQHQHRHKHQQHRCSCSQESQNFCISGSASSGNSSNPPAFNLVKLFIKQKSCSSAQTDEAIAQASAHTCMDVSSGCWPSSDAASSSSGSLEQRLRKKSMHDSGKGSAVSRHDEEDEEEQGQQQQQERQTPKRQLRSRSDAVFYDDPAASSSSTGSLTATNNSPAHRRRSMPLRNPQLYQLAANSQAHTSTTSQLSSDASSEQMTQVPQRAESTRPLSCASSSEMITRSMQTSCGSLSTTRSSLSERYRCVPPSFLEKLNNLGEQRQAPIYVIYPNYALPDLGFVKTNTSSDVIFTPFNYKMTLEEAGASNSTSSGTLKKQRSSQSINEDELFKTMDYKHIADWQSLATLLPIEYRHRLQHIPEVKQIVRQLDTDLAQRPLFCMSPPIRRNRTHICDCAKYFQQTPGQGEQTQLDEGSSSGSSQQPSSGYRGSSTLLTDSELDADPLKQMYVYQYDQQQRMDSGVETSPASQQTPPQPMPRSILRKANSANSARSKRNSMIEAQQTQKMSKLEKRRSLQEPPYSYALGSNDELADVFEEEEHSQQTPPVKQRLSRKDIDARARAENFLASLPRSELKYYAEIASILESSGEQVQYDAAALKKEVSRVLSQQKKVSFNDEAAATVSNGLQQAKRFSTPPNSPNISMATHQRRETLDMLEQRKIESNRFKRLQIQWELMSKDSSMLKELASEAATKSGGSTPTSANSSTSNAAQRSRIPRPVSYPAGRGRSCIPTPTRPISSPSPARASPKTVIQSKNKTTPLSTPRLNRVSNHVQDVGSGGKASTRSPSRMIQPKRYSLAGTPPTPTPAAATTTTTPTTSRARTPTSRVAVTAPNTPKRQSVAPSSRPTSRVR; from the exons ATGACAGAATTCTCAACAAACAACGATCACAGGAAAGCACATTTCACCTCATCTCAGCAAAAACCGCTTCAAAATTCACCCATTCATCAAGCTAACACCCAATCGCCCCATCCACATCCCCATTTGCTTCAACGCTTAGCCCAACAGCAACAGACTTCTTCTCTACCCTTTAGCCCAAAGTACAACGGCAACATCACGGCTGCCTCCGCAACTTCACCACATTCCCCATTGAGTTGTTATCGCAATCCCGTCAATAGTCCAAGCAATCATCTGCCATTTAGCACCACGACGACATCACAGACGACGACAATTGGCAAACGTTACCAGCAACAGTTAACCGATCGCCtgttgcagcagcaacatctgCAACAttgccaacagcaacagctacaatcGCTTGGCTGTGAGGATGATGAAGACGATCCAAGTGCCGCTGATGATTTAAGCGAAGAGAGCCTCAAACAGAATGTTGCCATTGTGCTGAGCAATTTGGATCGTTATAACAACGCGTTGCGCAGCATCATACTGAATGAGCAGGTGAGCCAACTGACACCCAGCCCCAGTGGCAGCAGTAGTCTCTTCCTTGACGACATCAACGAGACGAAATTTCCGTtggacaacaacaactttcTGTTGGGTAGCAACAACATGGCGGCTACACCGGAATCCGATTACAATAGCAATGCTACTACGCCCGgaggacaacagcagcagcagcagcagcaacaacaacaacttgggGTAGGTGGAATGCTTTGTGGTAatgttggtgttggtggtggtggcgggaTGAGGGATACAACTTCTACTACTATCAATGGCGGTGGCAACAATCTGAATTGTTCATTGGCCTCATCGCATGATTTTACTCACGACAATTCCGATTATCAGTGGTTCCTGGACTATGGCTATCGGGATGGTTGCGGTGGCATGCAGCGTAGCGTGCTCAGTTCCCTCTCGGCCTCATATAATGCCATGGGTGACTTAATCTACTATGAGGATTTGGCAAAAAATCTGGATGCCAATCTGGCCGAAGTTGATATGGAGAGTTTTCGTGCCGAGGATATACATTCGTTGCTTTCCCAATTGCCAGCCTATTGTAAGAGTCTTGGCGGTGCGAATAGTCGCCTGCAGCAATCGTTGCTactccagcagcagcagcagcaacaacagcagcagcaacatcaacaacagcaacaacaacagatgTACCACAGCAATATGGGCCATAATATGCACAACATGTCACAGATATCAACAACTTCCACAAATGAACTGATTGATAATTCCTTTTGCAAATCGGAGCTGCTCTTCTCGCCAGTCAAAGAGTCCCATATATCGGTTGACTCACTCGATATGGATGCGTATCCAGATGATGGTGATATTGTATTAACCTGCAACAAGGACAACTATACAATTGCCTTTGAGGGCAGTGTACTTTATTCCGATGACAGTTTCTATG CTGAACCCAGTGACAACGCCCAGAGgaataataaacaaaactgCATTAATTTGCACAGTAATCTCGAAGATATAGTGAAACGCAACAAAGCCCTGGAAGTGTCCATGTCACGTTCGGCTCAGGCATTCCAGCCTCTATGCCCCAAATCGCCCAAGGGGCAGGCATCCacagcggtggcagcagcagcagtagctcAATTGCAGAG ACGCTCGTTATTCCTTGTCTCGCCCTCTCGCAGGTATCCCTCGGGCAATAATAACCACACCACAAATACGGATACCATCACCATAACCCGGCATTTGCCCCAGTGCAGTGTCCGAAAGAGCAACAGCTTGCCGAACTTGCAAAACGAGGATACAATGACGTTCAGttcgcagcagcagcatcaacaaccTCAGCAGGGGCCACAAACTGGCAAGGATTCTGAGCAGGCGGCTCCTTTAAATGTCTCACAGGCCATTAGTACATCGACCATGGAGTCGTGCAAGTCGCGATCACGTAACTTGTTGCCCATGTGCCAGATGCCCATCTCAATAAGTGTGTCCATATCGGAAAGACTGCAACATCAAGGTTTGCCACAGCAGGAAGCCACACTCATATCACAGCAACTtgcacagcaacaacagcagcaacaacaacaccaacagcagcagcagcagcataatcatcatcatcagcaccAACACCGGCATAAGCATCAGCAACATCGCTGCAGTTGCTCCCAAGAGAGTCAGAACTTTTGCATCTCTGGATCTGCCTCGTCGGGCAATTCCTCCAATCCGCCGGCGTTTAATCTAGTCAAGCTTTTCATTAAGCAAAAGAGCTGTAGCAGCGCTCAAACAGACGAGGCAATAGCCCAGGCCAGTGCCCACACCTGTATGGATGTGTCATCTGGTTGTTGGCCCTCCAGCGATGCCGCCAGCTCTAGCAGCGGTTCCCTGGAGCAACGTTTGCGTAAGAAGAGTATGCACGATTCGGGCAAGGGTTCGGCTGTGAGTCGCCACGACGAGGAGGATGAGGAAGAGCAgggccagcagcagcagcaggaaagGCAAACGCCTAAACGTCAATTGCGTTCTCGCAGTGATGCTGTCTTTTACGATGATCCCGCAGCAAGCTCCAGTTCCACAGGTTCTCTAACCGCCACCAACAACTCACCGGCACATCGTCGTCGGAGTATGCCATTGCGTAATCCTCAGCTCTATCAACTGGCAGCGAATTCTCAAGCGCATACCTCGACGACCAGCCAATTGTCATCGGATGCCAGTTCGGAGCAAATGACCCAGGTGCCGCAACGTGCTGAGAGTACCCGTCCTCTATCCTGTGCCTCCAGCTCCGAGATGATTACCCGCTCCATGCAAACCTCATGCGGATCATTGAGCACCACCAGGAGCAGTCTAAGCGAAAGGTATCGTTGTGTGCCGCCCTCATTTCTGGAGAAGCTCAACAATCTGGGCGAACAACGACAGGCGCCCATCTATGTCATCTATCCGAACTATGCCCTGCCCGACTTGGGTTTTGTAAAGACCAACACCAGTTCCGATGTGATCTTCACGCCCTTCAACTACAAGATGACACTGGAAGAGGCTGGGGCCAGCAATTCCACAAGTTCGGGCACGCTGAAAAAGCAGCGCAGCAGCCAAAGCATCAACGAGGATGAGCTCTTCAAGACAATGGACTACAAGCATATTGCCGATTGGCAATCTCTGGCCACTCTTTTACCCATAGAATATCGCCATCGACTGCAGCATATTCCCGAGGTGAAGCAGATTGTCCGACAGCTAGATACAGATCTCGCTCAGCGTCCATTGTTCTGCATGAGTCCGCCGATAAGGCGAAATAGGACACATATCTGCGATTGTGCCAAGTACTTCCAGCAGACGCCTGGCCAAGGGGAGCAAACGCAGCTGGATGAAGGTTCTAGTTCGGGATCAAGTCAacagccaagctcaggctatCGCGGCTCATCAACGCTGCTCACCGATTCCGAATTGGATGCTGATCCCTTGAagcaaatgtatgtctatcaGTATGATCAGCAACAGCGTATGGATTCGGGGGTAGAGACGAGTCCGGCTAGTCAACAGACTCCACCACAGCCCATGCCAAGAAGTATTCTGCGTAAAGCCAATTCGGCCAATTCGGCGCGTTCCAAGCGCAATTCCATGATCGAGGCCCAGCAGACACAGAAGATGTCTAAGCTGGAGAAGCGTCGAAGTCTCCAGGAGCCACCCTATTCCTACGCCTTGGGCTCGAACGATGAGTTGGCCGATGTATTTGAAGAGGAGGAGCATAGTCAGCAAACGCCACCAGTTAAGCAGCGACTCTCTCGCAAGGATATCGATGCTCGGGCTCGGGCCGAGAACTTTTTGGCCTCGCTACCTCGTTCTGAACTCAAGTATTATGCTGAGATTGCATCCATTCTCGAGTCTTCCGGTGAGCAAGTGCAATACGATGCGGCGGCCCTCAAAAAGGAAGTCAGTCGTGTGCTTAGTCAGCAAAAGAAGGTGTCCTTCAACGACGAGGCGGCTGCCACAGTGTCCAATGGACTGCAGCAGGCCAAACGCTTCTCCACTCCACCCAATTCGCCAAACATTTCCATGGCAACGCATCAGCGACGTGAAACTTTGGACATGCTGGAGCAACGCAAGATCGAAAGCAATCGCTTTAAGCGTCTGCAGATTCAATGGGAACTGATGAGCAAAGACTCGAGCATGCTGAAGGAGTTGGCAAGCGAGGCGGCCACAAAGAGTGGCGGTTCCACACCCACCTCCGCCAATTCATCGACCAGCAATGCAGCGCAAAGATCACGAATTCCACGGCCAGTGAGCTATCCAGCCGGACG TGGCAGGAGTTGCATTCCAACGCCAACTCGCCCAATTAGTAGCCCATCACCGGCTCGTGCCTCACCCAAGACTGTCAttcaaagcaaaaacaaaaccactCCTTTGTCCACCCCTCGCCTAAACAGAGTCAGTAATCATGTTCAGGATGTTGGCAGTGGAGGCAAGGCAAGCACACGATCGCCCAGCCGTATGATTCAGCCGAAACGATATAGTCTGGCTGGCACGCCCCCAACGCCAaccccagcagcagcaacaacaacaaccacaccCACAACTAGTAGGGCACGGACGCCCACAAGTCGAGTTGCAGTTACGGCCCCAAATACACCAAAACGACAAAGTGTTGCCCCGTCGTCCAG GCCCACCTCGCGAGTGCGTTGA